A genome region from Cryptosporidium parvum Iowa II chromosome 8, whole genome shotgun sequence includes the following:
- a CDS encoding hypothetical protein (with paralogs in cryptosporidium), whose translation MSSTSRNPGPGGEIRPIPSFPMFDEERGNREFLVVTIEKEMEISVPFLANYETAVDAGKFKRLIAYEHKADMYHIVKIENQTSDVQIFNENGKLKFVFSTHVFGINTEKILEKMSGYQDDLNKVVVEEFPFENIPNKPQYYNRGYKILIPENFDVFRDQQYIEVTGQDGVEFKGIFSLDQPELKLPTEHTGDTYEFYTTSGTYAVFRGYENKRIYAIPVLEKVKCYVDTNYGRVRMANVCNLTFNVNYGILSVGEMEINTVNICGKRAIIGNTIEEVINIGISRLNEGSD comes from the coding sequence aTGAGTAGCACAAGTAGAAATCCCGGACCTGGAGGAGAAATAAGGCCGATCCCTAGTTTCCCAATGTTTGATGAAGAGCGTGGTAATAGAGAATTCCTTGTGGTCACtatagaaaaagaaatggaaATAAGTGTTCCTTTCCTAGCTAACTATGAGACTGCAGTTGATGCTGGTAAATTTAAGAGATTGATTGCATATGAACACAAAGCAGATATGTACCATATAGTTAAAATCGAAAATCAAACTTCTGATGTTCagatttttaatgaaaatggaaaactaaaatttgtttttagTACACATGTATTTGGGATTAATACAGAAAAAATCCTCGAAAAAATGTCTGGATATCAAGATGACTTGAATAAAGTAGTTGTAGAAGAATTTCCTTTTGAAAACATTCCAAATAAACCACAATATTACAACCGTGGATACAAAATTCTTATACCTGAAAACTTTGATGTTTTCCGTGATCAACAATACATAGAAGTTACTGGGCAAGATGGTGTTGAATTTAAAggtattttttctttggaTCAACCTGAACTTAAATTACCCACTGAACATACTGGTGACACCTATGAATTTTACACTACTTCCGGAACCTATGCAGTATTTAGGGGATATGAAAATAAGCGTATATATGCTATTCCTGTTCTTGAAAAGGTGAAATGCTACGTAGATACCAACTATGGCAGAGTGAGAATGGCAAATGTGTGTAATTTGACTTTCAATGTTAATTATGGTATATTATCTGTTGGAGaaatggaaataaataCGGTTAATATTTGTGGAAAGCGTGCCATCATTGGTAATACTATTGAAgaagtaattaatattggaatttcCAGACTTAATGAAGGTTCTGATTGA